Below is a genomic region from Eupeodes corollae chromosome 1, idEupCoro1.1, whole genome shotgun sequence.
cttccttgctatttctcggcttgagagtcccatttccttgaaagcatcgatttgtcctctttctgctactgtcaacgtctttccggaacccatttgtagttgaaatttaataaaaatagttatttgtaaaacgttcttaaatattgtaacccaaattttgaaaaaaattgctgatctgaacttctacaacgaaatattcgcaatagcctcatcctagtgactcacttttttatatcctttttaggtagctcattcattaatgtagggaaattccaacggtcttttctaattaaccctataattgtatcacttggttttaataaaatatgtacctactctcatgtagtaaaattttccacgtatcggaccgaaaatcggttgaaaaatatgtggcctcatcctagtgattggcagtgtatataTACATAGACATATGCAAACTgaattctattaaaataaaggaCAAAATACCTGTACTTATCCTGGGATTCCACAATTTGCTCGTTCACTTTGATCTTTTTTCAGGTAAGGGATTCCCTCcgatataaaaaaatttcaatattcaaagtcaacttcaaatgacttttaaatTTCGGTTTTCTAACAGTCTTGATTACCGGTATCAAATGCCCTTGTTGTAGCTTTGAAGGTTTTCTTTGAAAAGAAAGACTTTTACTTTCAAACCTCTTCCTTAACGTATCCATTTAGTACATTCATATCAGAGAAGATTCAGCAAACTCTTTCCAACCATTCAATAGTAAGATATCGGAAATAATCTCATTCTCTCACACGAACGAAAATCTTCCTCTCATTTTGCCCTGCTCTCAGACTCTGCTTTGCGAACACTTcccgaaaaaaatattccaaaaaaacctTGCAACTCGTCTAAAATCCAAATTTCCCATTATTCTGAAATTCCATTCCTATCATTCTGACTGCTCAGTTTGTTgagaacatcaaaaacaaacaaatgtcgTCATCCTCGTTCATAAGCgcatttcttttaaacaaaaaaaactggaatATTCCCACAGCTTCTGCAGTAAAGATTGACGTAATGTCTTGTAAAATACTTTGAATAAGTGTATTACCTTCTTTTGATACAACTGCAAATGTCGTGTTGTGTTGGTTAAAGGAACCATCTGTGAATAAAAACTTCCATCTTTTATCGGAAAGTTTAGATGCAGTTTCAGTAAAGGGATTCGTCTTCTTCTTTTATTGGATAGGGCTTGCATTGTGTAGGTATGAAATTTAGTTTTCACACACGCAGAGGAATGAAAGTTATTATTGGAAActaattgttttattatcttCCCTATAATAAACAATACTCTAAACACTTTATACAACTTTAATATTTATTCAAGAGTaagttaattattaatttgaacTAAGAGCCACAACCAGTCACTAGTAAATTCAAAACAAGAGTGAGCATGaacataagaacaaaaaatagaaaaaaaagaagattatttAGTAGTTGACAGAAAGCGCCTGATGAGCGAGACGGctgtatttcttatttttccgCAGGTGTTGCCAGTTTATTTTTCTGTCGCCAAGGGACTTGCGCCTTCGTCTTTGAAGCCACGAACAGTGTACTTGGCGATCACTGATCCAGTTGGAAAGGTTAGCTTGGGTAAAAGTGAAGCGGTGACTTTTAAATAGCGTTCCTCTATTGTCGGGAGTCCAGCTTCAGCGAGGATGTTTCTAATTGGGCTTGTTGGAAAAGCACAAAAGCCGCTTGATGGTACGtagatttaaaaatggttttggtGGATTTTCGACACGATCCATATATAGCTAGGCCATAGTCAATTTTACTAAGAATGAGCATTTTTGTAACATAACAAAGAGAGTTTTTATGAACCTTACTCTCTTTAGATGAAAGACACTTAATAATACTAAGCCTTGCTACTAGtgagttttttaaattagtgcAATGATTCTTgcaattatatttattgttgaaaagaAGACCAAGAATATTAAGATTTTCAACGAACATCCATTTTAAATCCACTAATTAACAGTTAAATAGTTAACTCCTTTATTcccgagaaaaaaaaaaaataaaacacagtgTTTATTCAAGGAggaacaactttatttaatcgAATCTTTCTTAAGaccaatataaattttgtttcttttgattttcgaaaacaTAGGGGAGAGGGGGCACCTTTGAACACTTTTTGCTTCCAACTCTCATAAAAAcctatgtttttgaataattgattcgtaacttattttcaattttagaaaTGGAATTAAGCTTTAGTTTAAACGCATAATTCTATTCGTATTACGAAAATTtcgattaattattattttttttatgaagcaGGTCCTTATGTTCGAAGGTGCCCCCCAAGTGGGGCAGCTTTGAACTAAGCTGGGGCACCTTTGAACGGCagtttttaatgtaaattttttacCTGAAATAAGACTTTAAACGCtttggtttattaaaaaatacataaattagttttattttgtaaataagagataaaaaacttaacataaattaaatagaattcaCAAATCACTTTAATAAGGTAAGAACATACatataacataaacaaaactaaagaacTTAAAATGGGCATACAAGCTAGAATTCACAGATAACTTTATTACCTAAATATAACGAAACAAACacttttgtatataaacaaGAAGTAGCCTCATTAACCTAATTTAAATTTAGAGAAGTCAAAAGCAAAAGTCATTATCGCAGCTGTCCGCGATGTTCCTGGAAGATTAGTTGGTGGTGGCAGCTTAGCTTTTAATTCTATGCCACTAACAAACCACTTGTCTTCTACATCAGGATAAAAAAACCTATACGAATTtggtttcttctttaaaaagctGACGTTGTACATGTTGCCATCTTTCTCATTTATTTGGCCaacaaaacttaacattttattattgtttttatttgaacattCCACCAATATATAATCGCCTGGATAAATGGTCGTAACTTAAATCAATACATGCTTCGTCTTCGTACTCTGCATCAACTTCTTCAATGAATGAGTCATCAGCAAAGTTGAAATCTAGATCAGTGTCATCATTCACCGAATAGGAACAACTCTCATCTGAGTCCGAACTCGATTCCTTTGGCTTTTTAGCTTTGATGGCCCGTTTAGTGCTTTTATCTAGCTTTAAACGCTTGTTAAAAGAGTgaatttctgatttttttaagcGTTTCTGACGTTCCTTGTAGGCAGTCTCAAGTTCATTTTTATCTGGTGTTTCTGTCAAAATGcgtgattttcttttctttcttcctcGCTTTGTATTTTGTCTTGGACCAGCTTTCGGGAAAGGCCTAGCGATTTCAGGCGAAGCAACATTTTCTTTGGAAATATCgcgattatttttatttgaatattgaaCATCTGATTCATTATTAGCAGAACTAGGATCAAAATCTTGTGGTGCTTCACGTGCTTCGGTATTTATATTTGGCTCAACTGCAACTTCTAGTTTTCTTTTTCCGCGCACTCAAAATCTTCGTCCGTGAATGCCGTTCTTGAAAAAGGGTAAATGCCTGGCTTCGCAAACCCTGAAACTATATTTTTGGGTGTAAAAGCAGCAATATAAGCGGTATTAGCAATACCCGGAAGATCATGTATCCTTATAGTTTTTGAAGGATTATTTAGGAGCCAGTCATTTTGCGCCACGGATAACTTATGCTTGAATGGTCCCAAAACTGCGACATCGAGGGGCTGAAGTCGATGAGTGCAGTGAGGGGGGAATGTAACAAGGACGATACCATGTTCTTGGCAAAAGTTTATAGCTTCTATTGTACAATGACTTTCGTGATTATCCATTAGAAGTAAAATCATATCGTTTTTTGTGcatcttgtttgtttttgaatgtgttCAAGGACCTTGATGAAAAGAACTCCCGTCATCAAACCACTTGCGGGGCTGTCGGGCCAGCCTGACAAGTCACTTTGACTTTAACCTGTTGGTATATCTGCTTGTTACGCTCTAAATTGTCTTTTGTTATAGGTCTGTTAGCTGAACTACCTAGAACCATCGGTTCGGATCTCTGAGTGAGTTGTCGGTAGTCATTATGTCTTTGTT
It encodes:
- the LOC129945115 gene encoding uncharacterized protein LOC129945115, which produces MILLLMDNHESHCTIEAINFCQEHGIVLVTFPPHCTHRLQPLDVAVLGPFKHKLSVAQNDWLLNNPSKTIRIHDLPGIANTAYIAAFTPKNIVSGKLEVAVEPNINTEAREAPQDFDPSSANNESDVQYSNKNNRDISKENVASPEIARPFPKAGPRQNTKRGRKKRKSRILTETPDKNELETAYKERQKRLKKSEIHSFNKRLKLDKSTKRAIKAKKPKESSSDSDESCSYSVNDDTDLDFNFADDSFIEEVDAEYEDEACIDLSYDHLSRRLYIGGMFK